The Tripterygium wilfordii isolate XIE 37 chromosome 23, ASM1340144v1, whole genome shotgun sequence genomic sequence ATCCCTCTATAAATAGGGGAGGTTGTAGAGAGAATCACTTTTGAAACTCACATCTTTTTGTGAGAGAATACAAACACTCTAGGGCTCTCCTTCTTCCCTACTCCGATTTCTGGTGAGATCTAAGCTTTCTTGTTTGAATCTACGTTTTTGTGCTGTGAACTTATTAAATCAAGTCTGGTACTAGATTTATGACCTGAACGTTCTTAGGCAAGTGATCGATTCCACCATAGGGTCGCTTGCCACACACTCTTCTTGACTCGGAGATCAAGAAAGTTAAAGTTAACAACTATAAATTATGGttacaattttattaattaaacataTTCTCCAGTCAAAAACAAACTTGCAAATAGACAATTGAGAAGCAAAGACCTGTGATTACAATCAGTGTCTAATTATGTCAACACAATGTCAACAGTTTGCAacaaaataagaacaaaaagaGTAGTCCATATGATGTTCTAAATGACCTATTTTCACAACAATGAACACCATCCATCAATGGATGCCTCAATTTTCTGTTTATTGGATAAAGGTGCAACAAAAATGAGGAATTTTTTGTCCATGAATCGTGCGAATTAAGCATTTCATTTAGAGTAGTTTAGAAATTACATACAAGACATACAAATTAAGTCAGAGCTCTCATGTTCTGTTAATGCTTAAGCCTCGAAAAAGCCAGTGCCGCTGCTTCCTTTCCCGATCAACCGTAGCACTAGAGCTGCTCATTGGAGTTGTTGGAGTGCTGCAATCTTCTCCTCTATCAAACTTGAACAACGAAGTCGAATCAGGTTCTCGTATTTCTTTAGGTGTCGCAGATTCAAAGCTTCCTAATTGTAGACTATGATGAGCCAGAAAATCTCTGGACTtcttgctgctgctgctactaCTAGTACCCCCAATGCTTAATGTCAACTCCACCTCACTATCACAGCTACTAATGTTCATTTTGTTACTTTTCGGAACCATGACTCTGGTCGAGACGTCTTCTTCAGCAGGTCTTTTGACATCAAAACCTCTCAGAACTCTTAACGTGTCTCCAACGCAATTGTCACTGCGTTCTCTTGATGTTGGCTTGTCTATCAAGCCTTGAAAGTGCAAATTGGTTTTTGTTACTGAATTGTGTTGGTCAATCAATCGGAATACATTAACATCCGAGCTACTCGTTGGAGTTGAACCTTTGTTTTGTCTAGTTTCCTCTTTCAGCTCATTCGTCAGCGTCTTCTGAACGCTGTACAGCCGATGAAGTTCCCTTACCTGCACAATTTTGTTTCTTGTCAAATTGAAACTACATTTTCTCTATACTTCAAATTTTAATCAAAGGAATTGAATTTGTTTATCAAACCTGGTGTTTGAAGATATCTTCATGCATCTGCATTGTCTTTCTGATGGACTCTACGTTCTGGTTTTCAGCCATCCGGCCCGTGGAATCTGAAAATTCGACCACTGAAGTTCTTTGATTGTTTTTCGGTCTCTTAGTACTGAAATAGTCCAAGTGAGCATCCCCAAAATGCACCGTAAAATTATTGATACCCGCGGATGTTCCTAACCGATCAATTGCATATCCAAGTTTCATTCCCACTCCCATCCCtgaaacaataaaatgaaatcaGATTTGCAGCAATCGTAACATACATtgacacacatatatacctaGAACCCTGGATCATATATTATGTTGAAAGGAAAAGGTTTATACTAAAGGGAAAGAAACAATCATTTGTTTTTGCTGCAATTTTTCTGGTTCAGTGAGTCGGATTTATCCAAGACAACTACAACATATGGATGTGAAGGCCGAACGCGAATTCTAGTCACCAAAGACTAATCGGAAACATTTGACCATTTTCGATCTCATCCAGTGGTGATGCAGCAATGCAAGCACAAACTAAAAAGTGTAGAAacagaaccttttttttttttgtcaaagttGCACATGCTTGAGATTACAAAGAACTTGGTTCACCTTTTGTGGTACCATATGCAGGCCATAGCAGGGAATGAGACTGTTTTTGTCTCATTAAAAAAGTGTCTAATGAACCAAAGAGGAGCCAATTAGGACAGAGAGAGAGTGGAGAATAACATTGGAAGCGAAGAAGGTGGTAAATCAAACAGTACAAATAGCTCAGTGAAGAAGGATATATAAAAGGGAGCCAAATGTGAGTAAAAAAGAGACCAAAAATGGGGATGGTGGGtctctttttctgttttgggTTTGTGCGCATGCCAGAACCATCACTAGTTCACTACCTATATAACACACAAGCACACTTAGTGTTCATGTTGAGGAAATTGTTTCTGGAAAAAGTGTGTACTTCTTTCTGTCTCATTTAGGCCTTTTTGACCTCCAAAACTACGTGAAATCACATACAAACAGATTTCACAAATGCAGCTATGCTGTTCACTGAAATGTCTCAAAgacaccaagaaaagaaaacaaacaatccAGCACCACTACTCTTCAAAAACACTCAAATCAAAACCCTCATTACCTGCAACAAAAACTGACAAAATCGCGACTTCATTCGCTGCGGCTCATTGAACATTTTGCTCCCTCATGCCAGTACTTCTTGCACCCATAAAGCCTCTTTTCCTTTTGGTCCCTTGAATcaacaaaacccagaaagaCAATACGGCAAACAAGTCTCCAATCTCTTCAAGAGCTTCAATAGCGCCGGGTTTGTAAGTTTGAACAGCTTTGAGAACTGAACAGCTGCAACATATTGATCTCCTACTTTACTTGAAGAAATAACAAGacaagcacacacacacaaacacactcCCTCGAAGATATAGATAATTGTGATGCTAATAATTCAAGCTTGACAGCCTGTGAAGGAGGAAGAGGCAATAAAAAAAGGCCGGAGCACCAATGTGGGAGACAGAGAGCATGTTCAAACTATACATATTGTTCTGTTATATAATACGACACATTATTTAATACAtgtatcaataatattatttatatatatatatatatatatatattatttacagGTGTTGCAAACTGTATTGTTGAGGAAGATCAAAGAATGAGAGGGACCCACAAATGTAAAatattattcaacaaaaaaacaatgtaagcCAAATGAACAAGTTCCAGACAAGTCCTTGAAGAAGCAGGACATCAATATATGCATGAATGGAAGGAAAGCCAATCTTTCCTAGTGCAGAAAAGTATTTATCTTTCTGGTTTTGGGTTCTTATATGGAAAATTAATGATTCATATTTTGATTATTCTCTGAACAAATCCATATCTGGTGATACAATTATTTCAGATAATCAATATTCTTATTGTAGTTCTATTATAGAACTTTATGAGTAGCTGGACATGACATAACAAGACAAAAGCACCTGCCATGTTATATGCACCAACCTAGCAAAAAGTTTGACAAATACAATGCAATGCAAATTTAGTCATGTTTTTTTTAGTGCCAATTTGAAAATATggcaaataattttttatatatgtgcAAGCCTTCACATAGTTGTTAGGTTGGCTCTAGAGAGTTTTAGGCTCTGTTTGTTTTATAGAAAAGtgtttatccattgaaaatattgt encodes the following:
- the LOC119993746 gene encoding uncharacterized protein LOC119993746, producing MGVGMKLGYAIDRLGTSAGINNFTVHFGDAHLDYFSTKRPKNNQRTSVVEFSDSTGRMAENQNVESIRKTMQMHEDIFKHQVRELHRLYSVQKTLTNELKEETRQNKGSTPTSSSDVNVFRLIDQHNSVTKTNLHFQGLIDKPTSRERSDNCVGDTLRVLRGFDVKRPAEEDVSTRVMVPKSNKMNISSCDSEVELTLSIGGTSSSSSSKKSRDFLAHHSLQLGSFESATPKEIREPDSTSLFKFDRGEDCSTPTTPMSSSSATVDRERKQRHWLFRGLSINRT